The sequence tgtgagcaacataaaatgtaaaacaatctTTAAAACTCGTTAACTACTGACCAATCAGTGACCTggaggtgaacaaaaacatagtaaataaatttataataaagctgttctttatctatctatatttaaactaaagcagcatctacaAACCAAACACTCAACACTGGGAAAGCCGTTTCCATCTACTACAACACAAacgcatgcacgcacacacgcacacacacacacacactcacagcagcgGGTAAACCAGCGAAATACGTAGACttcaccactggatttaatgtaaatgtgtataatagaaaagggcagggctaacggtttagtacagctagcttaaccttcgaagtatcaagtactgtcatgaatgatttgcctaatgttcatttaatttaagacatacagggtttaaattatttgtggtttacctgtttcgtGTGTTGGCCATAGTCTTGCAGCTCATTGGCAgcgaccacaactgaagagttgtctctcttctctaaataaaaaactgtgtGATGTCCATTTTTGACCGCTAATAATGACCActcgaaataacaccagagttcagattagggatAAAACGCTGGGCTGTTTGCCAACACGGAGGATTCCCGCTTCCataaaattcctctgtgattggtcatattgtacctgtgttgcattcacataagccaggaaattacaaaactaccatcttctttaCTGTCATAAGACGGCTGagagaatgtaaacttattccatctgggatgaaaaaacattcggggcttgatgtgaaatgttcgggGCTAGAGCCGGGAATGCCCAGGCCAGACAACGCCCCTGTACTAAGCTAAAGCTAAATCACAGAATAGAGCTAACCTGTACTGAAGGTGGGTTTTTTGTTACTATTAGAACAATATTAATATGGTTACATAAtagaatatatattttatttccttgtcGTTTCAGAACCATACATATACACCATATTCAGTCATGTATACCTCTGAATACAGCCTTGTGAGCCTGTTTGCCTTCGCCCATGATTGTTGCTGTTGTACAAGCTCAACCAAGCAATAAATTGAGTGGATTCACGAACTTTGCCTGGTTCATTCGCTCTCTGACCGGAGCCCACTGCAGATGAAGGGCTAGCGCCACCATACAACATCATTACAGTCCTGAATTCTTAACATTTGTGTTGAACTTGTTTTTGTCGTGGACAGTGATGCTTTGCTGTCCGCCATTCAATGGATTTTATCTGCGATGCCAGTAGCTCCGCCTTAACTATACTGTAGAAATTTTCATTTCGACCTACAACTGAGGGGGTCCATTAATTGTGCGTTATGGTTTGTGTATGAAACTGTACTTAAaatatagtgtttttttttcttaatctttttgcaagtaaaactgtaatgttgtttaaacatgAACTTATCAGCATCCAGCGCCTTCTCCCAAAATGCCGTGAGACTGAACGTGTAATGTTAAACTTAGAAATTACAATCGCTAAATTAAATATCACATATCATTGTAATCTGTCAAAACAGCATACCTCTTTGTAAACTTtgtaagatttatttatttttattttatttaagctgAGCAGTATTTAATAGACTAGCACACTGTATGCTGATGTGCTGTCATCACAAAAGTGTTTTCAGGAACTCCTCCACCTCCCCACTGCACTCTGGTGCCATCTATCATTTTATGTGACCCTCACAGAGCCAGTATAACCCAGGACGTAATTTCTGCAAGCCCCCAGAATGTGTGACCATACTGTATATGCATTATAATAAACCCAGACttttataaaagtgttttcaggaACTCCTCCATATACCCACTGTAGTCTGGACTCATCTTGCAGTTGTAAGCCTTTGGATAAGATtggtaaagattaaaaaaaaaaaaaaaaaaactatcagagGCTTTTTAAATTCACATTAGTCAAGGATATTCTTTTCAGTATGTTTAGAagttattttcatcttttttttaacttgattgACTCATATGCATGAGGGCGATATGGAGAAAGAAAACTACACCCCTGAAAGTAAGAAAGTATTTGGTCTTTTGCTTTGCTAATAATGTGCTAATATAATGTTATAAAACTATTATACTGCAAActttgcttttgtgtgtttgttgatgTGTGACCCTGCATTGTACTATGCCATAATTCTAATCGCAGTTAATGAGCCCGGCCACTGGATATTTACAGTAAGTTTCTTGCTTACATCATAAAGAAGAAGCCTTGTCCTTGACTTCAAAGTCAAGTGGTGTTTGGAGTCCACCAGGTAACAGGGTAACAGTTGTATTATTTAATTCCTGATAGCTCTTATAATCAATctcaaaaaaatccaaaattggTTTGGCTCATTTCTATCTTCTTTGTAGGTcatttaacaattttaaaatgtccGGGTGGGATGCCAGCACTGTCCCACATAACCCTGCAAAAGAATACAGAATCCTGTGGAGCCTTTGTTttgaaattatgtttatttcaaCACGTATCTGACTTATTGCTTTGCatattaatttaaacattaagcCATTGTTTTGCCTTTATCAACTAATCGAGATAATTATGTATAAGGAAAGAGCTTATTGACTATTAGTTAACTGAAATATGTTATTAATATGCTGAGAAAGTGCTTTTTTCAATTCATTTAAACTTACACCTGCAGGGCTTTtcggttttcttcttctgctccttTGTCTGCCTTTTTGGCAGACTGCACACCTTTTGGTACATTACCACCACCCACAGGTGAAGTCTAGAAAAACAGTTCCTCATTGAGCCAGTGCCTCAGTTAGTTGAAATTGCTTGGCAGCAGTGACGTATTaataaaaagatatattttagttatgatttctttatttactcatttttatatttattcattggGTTTTGCATTTATGTTTTGAGTGAAGATGGCTGTATGGTTTGTATGAAGtgaagctgttttattaaagagGGAGGAGGTCTTCTCTGGGGGAGGGGGGGGCGCAGTGGGGTCTTCTTTAGGTCCCCATTCCTCTGGTTTTTCAGGAATCTGGTTCAGGGCATCGTCTCCATTTGTACGGCAGAAAGGTTGAGGTCATTGTAGATGCTGACTCTGTTGATTGATCTCAGGTTGGTGATCCGGTGTTTGAACTCAAGGAGGTGACCCTTGTTAACGGCTACCTTAAATACTTGGTTGGTGCACAGGATTTTtatctgcaagaaaaaaaacatagtcTGTTAATGATTTGCTCACACATCAATAGTCCCATTGACACCATTCAAAGATACTGTGACTCTTGTCTAGTCTAGTACAAACATACAGTTTCTTCACCAGACTCTGGATTGAGTTAGTGTCTGACCTCAAATGGCTGACCCCGGATAAAAGGAAAGTGAGACAGATCTCGCTCTTCTTTGCCCCAGTTCTGGCCAATGCAGCTGTTCCTGACAATTACTGCCCTGCCAAACTCATTGAAGCGAGGGTTAAAGTGGAAGGCCACATCACGGGTTGTAGAAAAGTCCACAGTGatcctaaataaataacacagtgATCCTAATAAATAACATGTAATATTCACTCATTATGGCTGCTTACCACTAATATTTGCAAAGTTCATGTTCACAGTGTTCATACTGACTTGTCAGCATTTGGTTTGATAGTTCCAGTGATAGTTATGAGCATTTTGTCAAACACTCCATATGGCAATGCCACCTCGTAGGGGATGGCCTGTCAACAAGTAATCAAGAAATTAGTTGTTAGAGCATCTAGCTTTATTTatactcttcttttttttctctttgtttttcttaccaGATTATGTTGGGTGACAGTGGGGATGTTAGGTCCAGGTCCACGTGAAGGATCAGGGCATATTCCAGGTTCAGTGGGATTGGGAAAGGGGCATGGTCCAATGGGTTGAACAGGGTTTCCACCATGCCACATGCCTTGTCCTTCAAAAAGACCTCTAGGTCCTGTAGGGTTGGCACCTGGTTGACCTTCAGGCCAGGTGGGGTTAGCACCTGGTTGACCTCCAGGCCAAGTCGGCCAGGTGGGGTTAGCACCTGGTTGACCTCCAGGCCAGGTGGGATTGGCACCCGGTTGACCTCCAGGCCAAGCAGGGTAGGCACCTGGCTGACCTCCAGGCCAGATGGGGTTGGCACCTGGTTGACCTCCAGGCCAGGTGGGATTGGCACCTGGTTGACCTCCAGGCCAGGAGGGGTTGACACCTGGTTGACCTTTAAGCAGTGTAATTCAATGAAAAATTTTTCAGACCACCTTTACATCCTGTTTTACATCaatgataaaatagatcagggtagaagaaaaaaactcatgGTTGTACCTGCCCATGTTGGATTGGTGGGACAGGGACCTTCTAGCTTCTTGCCATCGACAGGCTCATCACTGAGAGCGTCTGAGAGCTAcggagagagagaaaagctgtTCTCAAATTTGAACACCAGAGATGTCTGTCAGAAAATTTGGACACAGTGGCCTAGAATTTTCCACAGTTCTTACAAGCATATCACAGTGGAATTCTTTCTAAAGCAAACTGTAAATGCAAGTTATGTAACATGGGAATATATCTTTCTCCAGTATACATGAAGAAggatataacaaaaaaatatgtagtGGAAATTGCAATGTTTTCTTTACAACATGCTGATAAAAACAGGTAACAGTCCTTGTGTCCATAAGTGGTTTCAGTGGACGGGTCAGCCAAAGAGTGATTTGAAGACCTCAGTGGATGAGAAAGTTAGAAAAATACAGTGAGaacagaaaataacaggaaaaccAGGGCATTTTCCTGGACCCAGGCCTGGGAGGGGAACTCATTGACCCCGCCTTGGCACCTGGGGCTATTCAGCAGTTTGGCCCAGCCTAAAAGCCCAGTCACCTCCACATGGGATCACAACCTGAGAGGAGGAAAGTCAAAGATGGGTGCAACGCAAATTGAGTGGTGGTTACTTCTGGTGAGAAGTGTGTGGGTCTGTGAGGATACTCATTACACCGTGGCTCAAGGCCACCATGATGGATTTGACCCcggtggacaaaagggtagttgggtcctgactgttgtttgtgcctatgggCCAAATACAGTTCAGAAAAGCCAACCATTTTGAAGTCTTTGGAGGGAGTGCTGGGTTGGGGCTCCATTATTATGTTGgtggacttcaatgctcacaaGAGCAATGACAGTTAGACCTGAAGGGGGTGATTGGGAGAAATAGTGCCCCCGATCTTAACCCGAGTGGAGCTTTggtattggacttctgtgctcatcacaGATTGTCCAGGTTCAAGCATAAGTGTGTCCatatgtgcacttggcaccaggacaatGAGGCTGCAGCTCAATGATCGATTTTGTAGTTGTGTCATATGACTTGCagctgcatgtcttggacatGTGGATAAAGAGAAAGATGGAGCTGTCAACTTGTCACCAGTGTAAAAAGCTGCCTCTGATGGTGGGGGACAAGGACGGATTATCCAATGGGCATAAAGGGCCCATGCCCACATGAgcagttttaagaaaaaaaaaaggttttaagttTTAGATATACTCCATTAACCAATAACCAATAAGAAGCACGTTGATACAATTTTTAACCTTAACAGAATTATTTGATTGGTGGGGTGTGATTGTGGAAACTATGGAAACCTGCCCCGCGGCCCACCCCTATCTGTGCAGGAGCCATTTTACTGTAAGTTTCCTCCCAACCTGTAGGGGGGCGGTAGTGAGTCTTGTATACTGTCTGTGCGTAGAGTAACCTGAAGTAATTATAATGATTGGTGTCTATGACTCAGGTGTTGCTAATGGAGAGAAGCAAACAGTTTTCTACGTGGGTCGGTACTCAACGAGTGTTCATGTTGTTAAGTATAAAGGATTGCTTAATGGATAAAATAATGAACTGTAAAGCAGAATAAACGTGGACATGACTGTTAAAACTAATCAAGTCGGAGTCatcattaaaggtcccatattatgcaaaattcactttttaatggttttggaacagtcatactggtccccccgcatgtgtaggagacccgtaagtgtgaaactctttcaggcgctctctctcccccctgctccacctctagggaagtaagcgctgaaatgagcttgtttgaaagcgtgtacgttatgacgtcataagggacaataaccactccccacagagcgatggacccgtctaccggctctcaaagcccgccctctaaaaatcacctagcgcccagtgtttttccctcttcggcaaccctcgttagcggacatggctaagcgacagaagcactgttctgtttgtggctgcataaatgaacacgaaaacgtttttttacttccatccactgaacccacgaggactgagtggattaattttatttttggaggaaatgtacccggacaa comes from Melanotaenia boesemani isolate fMelBoe1 chromosome 20, fMelBoe1.pri, whole genome shotgun sequence and encodes:
- the lgals3b gene encoding galectin-3b isoform X2; the encoded protein is MDLSDALSDEPVDGKKLEGPCPTNPTWAGQPGVNPSWPGGQPGANPTWPGGQPGANPIWPGGQPGAYPAWPGGQPGANPTWPGGQPGANPTWPTWPGGQPGANPTWPEGQPGANPTGPRGLFEGQGMWHGGNPVQPIGPCPFPNPTEPGICPDPSRGPGPNIPTVTQHNLAIPYEVALPYGVFDKMLITITGTIKPNADKITVDFSTTRDVAFHFNPRFNEFGRAVIVRNSCIGQNWGKEERDLSHFPFIRGQPFEIKILCTNQVFKVAVNKGHLLEFKHRITNLRSINRVSIYNDLNLSAVQMETMP
- the lgals3b gene encoding galectin-3b isoform X1 translates to MLVTEEKNISMDLSDALSDEPVDGKKLEGPCPTNPTWAGQPGVNPSWPGGQPGANPTWPGGQPGANPIWPGGQPGAYPAWPGGQPGANPTWPGGQPGANPTWPTWPGGQPGANPTWPEGQPGANPTGPRGLFEGQGMWHGGNPVQPIGPCPFPNPTEPGICPDPSRGPGPNIPTVTQHNLAIPYEVALPYGVFDKMLITITGTIKPNADKITVDFSTTRDVAFHFNPRFNEFGRAVIVRNSCIGQNWGKEERDLSHFPFIRGQPFEIKILCTNQVFKVAVNKGHLLEFKHRITNLRSINRVSIYNDLNLSAVQMETMP